CTTGCTGTCATCCAATGTATAATGATTGTATACTTACCTGTTGATTATGTACCCTCACATTCATGTGTCGATCTTGCATCCATACGCATGTCTGCTGGATATGTACatccctctcctgcttggacctttcaaggttcgcagtattgtcaaaataaaataataataaataataataattacttACGGCCCTTTAGAAAAGGTATCACCAGTGTTCCAGCTTAGTTGCGACAACTATTATATTGACACTTTCGGTGAGATTTCACCGTCACCCCATTCACGCCAATGATTGTGTCGCCCTTGTGATGAAAATGTAATTTGTTCACTGTATTTTCCTGCTTTTTACTTTAATGTTCCTTATTTGCACATTTGCGTGGATGACACTTTGCACCTTTTCATTTTTCAAAACTCTGAAAGCTTTAATGACCTACGGTAGAAGAATATTGAACAGGGCGAATGATCCTGTCAACCAGTCAATTATTGGCGTTAACCTAGGGATTCTAGAAAATATGTTAATTTCTCTTCATAAGAACGGCTAGTTGAGCAAGTTGGTATTGAAACATAAGTGTACAACGCAAAAAACGGACAAAAACATGGagtagagaaaaaggacagatAAAGCACAGACAAAGCACAAATTTTTAGCTGTTCCTTCGTCTTCCGCTTACTCACATGTAATTTCTGTTTCTGTGGACAACAACAAAACAGTTTGTATGAATGTGTAACTTTTGAATTTAAAATTACTTTTACAGGGAGTGGCCACGGCTGTCCACTTTTTGGGATGGCTTGCAGCAGTCACTGCAAGCACAAACATTTTAGCGAGGGATACTGTGGCGGAAGCGGTAATGGTGCTTGCCTTTGTTCTGGGTGTAAACTGCCAAGCAAGAAAGGCTGCAAATAAATGTTATGAGGAGAATCTTTTACTACCTTACTTGATCTATTGAAATGCCTTCATTACGATTGCCGCTATTGACACAAGTGTAGGCTTACTCAGGGCACACGGCAGCTTTTTCACACTGTGGTctgtaaaaaaaatgttttattttttgtcaatgaTGGCAGGAAGCAATTAACGTGTACTTCTAGCGAAAGCAGACTTACACGCACCTGGCATGTTGGGCATCTGCAAAAACAACATGAAAGAGTTCTTttataagatatatatatatatatatatatatatatatatatatatatattgtcacgaacaaaacaagacccgcagccaggagttcacttgaaccagagcaacgaagatgttctcttcttcttcgcgcccaaaaacgcgtatgagccacagtggctcgtttatcaatggtggcattaccccctctcccaagaagcatcgtctcgatgc
Above is a window of Rhipicephalus microplus isolate Deutch F79 chromosome 1, USDA_Rmic, whole genome shotgun sequence DNA encoding:
- the LOC119178450 gene encoding defensin BmKDfsin6-like, yielding MAILTAAVLLVFLTAFLDRTSVDAKLVYVQRSGHGCPLFGMACSSHCKHKHFSEGYCGGSGNGACLCSGCKLPSKKGCK